Proteins from one Elgaria multicarinata webbii isolate HBS135686 ecotype San Diego chromosome 3, rElgMul1.1.pri, whole genome shotgun sequence genomic window:
- the KIF20A gene encoding kinesin-like protein KIF20A, with translation MALRLVSPVGLLSDDEAASSPVLESTVAESGAGLRRALLPDFSAIYVSHEQAISNDNGKVKVYARVRPLKPTEVEKQEDQGCVCIENPETLLLKAPKDSFTMRNMERGVGQAVHKFTFTRIFGPEVDQKSFFDATMKEVVKDVLNGQNWLVYTYGVTNSGKTHTIQGSGTDGGILPRSLGIIFNSIGTRLYRATDLKPFLSSEVTWLDSRQIRQEETKKQALLCGGMKEEELFASLNKSHSTTSQLQAGTSGSIDSGIGGLSSSYPSVNQTSSSQLEEMGPRWADPDNVSLMAQEDVQFSIWVSFFEIYNELIYDLLETAVPGRNRKGPTLRLCEDQTGSPYVKDLNWINVQDADEAWKLLKLGRRNQSFASTHMNQNSSRSHSIFSIRILHLQGSSGEMVPKISELSLCDLAGSERCKEQRAGDRMKEANNINTSLHTLGRCLTLLRQNQQTRLKQSVVPFRDSKLTRVFQAFFTGRGQSCMIVNINPCASSYDETLHVAKFSAIASQLIQAPTKVGALSIHSLIKEHGIRTSKAAPRALVEEMEPDDESEDEADVTVYDKEDLLRVVEAVQNLLLKERQEKLQLEMRLRDEICNEVMEHVKQREQWSSDQMDSQKDTLEDMYEARLNILKESLTDYYMEEIESRDEKIEELEAALQEAKQQQEPQESKQQEMEEETPRRSRRVASAQHQHPELLEMRAKLSAATEELRKYRKMLEPPPSAKSITADVDRKLEEGQKNVRMLRSELQELGKSLQSAERACCHSTSAGKLREALYKCDNILGKQDQTLAELQNNMMLVKLDMRKKATCIAEQYQTVQKLQAAAALPPPSTSSVKKRFCDNNENMQPRSQPLVKKPFLHNFLTRSTAQPAMTTDSPYTRILRARAPPTFKPITFGKKH, from the exons ATGGCCCTCAGACTGGTCTCCCCAGTAGGGCTGTTGTCTGACGACGAAGCTGCAAGCTCTCCTGTCCTGGAATCCACGGTGGCAGAGAGTGGAGCTGGTTTGCGCAGAGCTCTCCTGCCAGATTTCTCTGCCATCTATGTGAGCCATGAGCAG GCTATATCCAATGACAATGGGAAGGTGAAGGTGTATGCAAGAGTGCGGCCCCTGAAGCCGACAGAGGTGGAGAAGCAAGAGGATCAA GGCTGCGTCTGTATTGAGAATCCTGAGACACTTCTCCTCAAAGCCCCTAAAGATTCCTTCACCATGAGAAATATGGAGCGAGGGGTTGGCCAAGCAGTGCACAAATTCACCTTCACCCGG ATCTTTGGGCCAGAGGTGGACCAGAAGTCTTTCTTTGATGCAACAATGAAGGAAGTGGTGAAGGATGTGCTCAATGGGCAGAACTGGCTTGTTTACACCTATGGAGTCACTAATTCAGGGAAGACTCATACCATCCAGG GAAGTGGTACTGATGGAGGGATCCTGCCTCGTTCCCTGGGTATCATATTCAACAGTATCGGGACACGGCTGTACCGGGCCACAGACTTGAAGCCCTTCCTCTCGAGCGAGGTTACCTGGCTGGACAGCAGGCAGATTCGTCAGGAGGAGACTAAGAAGCAGGCTCTGCTATGTGGCGGGATGAAGGAG GAGGAGCTGTTTGCCTCTCTGAACAAGAGCCACAGCACCACGTCCCAGCTCCAAGCAGGCACAAGCGGGAGCATTGACAGTGGCATCGGTGGCCTCTCTTCCAGCTACCCGTCTGTCAACCAGACAAGCAGCAGCCAGCTGGAAG AGATGGGTCCTCGCTGGGCTGATCCAGATAATGTCTCACTGATGGCTCAAGAGGATGTGCAATTTTCCATCTGGGTCTCCTTCTTTGAGATCTACAACGAACTGATTTATGATTTGCTGGAAACTGCTGTGCCTGGCCGAAACCGCAAGGGACCCACGCTGCGGCTGTGCGAAGATCAGACTGGCAGCCCCTACGTCAAAG ATCTGAACTGGATCAATGTTCAAGATGCTGATGAGGCCTGGAAGCTGCTGAAACTGGGTCGGAGAAATCAAAGCTTTGCCAGCACCCACATGAACCAGAACTCCAGCCGCAG CCACAGCATCTTCTCCATTCGAATTCTACACCTACAGGGAAGCAGTGGTGAAATGGTCCCAAAGATCAGCGA ACTGTCGTTATGTGACCTGGCCGGCTCCGAGCGCTGCAAAGAGCAGAGAGCTGGGGACCGGATGAAAGAGGCAAATAACATCAACACGTCTTTGCATACGCTGGGGCGTTGCCTCACTCTGCTGCGCCAGAACCAGCAGACTAG GTTGAAGCAGAGCGTCGTGCCCTTCCGAGACAGCAAGCTAACGCGCGTGTTCCAGGCTTTCTTCACAGGCCGTGGGCAGTCCTGTATGATCGTTAACATCAACCCTTGCGCTTCATCGTACGATGAGACCCTCCATGTGGCCAAGTTCTCTGCCATTGCCAGCCAG CTCATACAAGCTCCGACGAAGGTGGGAGCCCTGTCCATCCATTCTCTCATCAAGGAACACGGCATTCGGACATCCAAGGCGGCCCCGAGGGCCCTTGTAGAAGAAATGGAACCTGACGACGAGAGCGAGGATGAAGCAGACGTGACCGTGTATGATAAAGAG GACCTATTGCGTGTGGTTGAGGCTGTGCAAAACCTGCTGCTGAAGGAGCGCCAGGAGAAGCTTCAGCTGGAAATGCGTCTCCGTGATGAGATCTGCAATGAGGTGATGGAGCACGTGAAGCAGAGGGAACAGTGGAGCAG CGATCAGATGGACAGCCAAAAGGATACACTGGAGGACATGTATGAGGCCAGGCTGAACATCCTGAAGGAGTCGCTGACTGATTATTACATGGAGGagattgag AGCCGGGATGAAAAGATCGAAGAGCTGGAAGCTGCCTTGCAAGAAGCCAAACAGCAGCAGGAGCCCCAAGAGAGCAAGCagcaggagatggaggaggagactCCGCGGCGCTCCAGGCGAGTGGCCTCAGCCCAGCATCAGCACCCGGAGCTGCTGGAAATGAGAGCCAAGCTGAGCGCCGCCACCGAAG AGTTGCGCAAGTACCGGAAGATGCTTGAGCCTCCGCCTTCTGCAAAGTCCATCACAGCAGATGTGGACCGTAAGCTAGAAGAAGGCCAAAAG aATGTGCGGATGCTGCGTTCTGAACTGCAGGAACTTGGGAAGTCCCTCCAGTCTGCCGAAAGAGCGTGTTGCCACAGCACAAGTGCTGGGAAGCTCCGTGAGGCCCTCTACAAGTGTGACAACATCCTGGGCAAGCAG GACCAGACCCTAGCCGAGCTTCAGAACAACATGATGCTAGTGAAGCTGGATATGCGGAAGAAAGCAACCTGTATTGCCGAGCAATATCAAACTGTACAAAAGCtccaagcagcagcagcgctACCACCACCATCTACTTCTTCCGTCAAAAAACGGTTCTGTGACAACAATGAAAATATGCAGCCCAGAAGTCAACCTCTTGTCAAGAAACCTTTCTTGCACAACTTCCTAACTCGCTCCACAGCCCAGCCTGCTATGACGACAGACAGCCCCTACACTCGTATCTTACGAGCCCGGGCGCCTCCAACATTCAAGCCCATAACCTTTGGCAAAAAACACTGA